In Lineus longissimus chromosome 7, tnLinLong1.2, whole genome shotgun sequence, a genomic segment contains:
- the LOC135490702 gene encoding glucose-6-phosphate 1-dehydrogenase-like isoform X1, which yields MYKSWLGMQREGSAGEEMAKQLARADAIDTSDLRLQHAATIALIKKSISYEDSERHVFVVFGASGDLAKKKIYPTLWEIFKDELIPENTIFIGYARSKITVEEIRKRSSPFIKVTDEQKGLFNSFWTRNLYVQGAYDTSEGFIKLNKEIEGIGKCNRLFYLALPPSVFIQVSKNIKDHCMSAPPHWSRLIVEKPFGRDSQSSAELSNHLSSLFKEEQLYRIDHYLGKEMTQNILTLRFANRLFGPVWNRDNISSVMISFKEPFGTQGRGGYFDEFGIIRDVMQNHLLQLLCLTAMEKPCSLQAEDIRDEKVKVLKCMPELKMENLVIGQYTGNPAGPSEDSRLGYLDDPTVPKGSTTGTYACGALYVNNERWDGVPFILRCGKALNERKAEVRIQFRDVPGDIFANGECQRNELVMRVQPGEAVYVKMMIKRPGMSFNAEETELDLTYGSRYQNVRMPEAYERLILDVFCGSQASFVRSDELREAWRIFTPILHKIENEKVKPSTYVYGSRGPQEADDLMAKNGFKYTGTYTWHKDERRKVALDETEPVANVNKL from the exons ATGTATAAATCTTGGTTAGGGATGCAGCGTGAAGGAAGTGCTGGGGAGGAGATGGCCAAACAGCTGGCGCGCGCTGACGCAATCGACACCTCCGATTTGAGGTTGCAGCATGCAGCGACGATCGCGTTGATCAAGAAGTCGATAAGTTATGAGGATTCGGAGCGACACGTCTTCGTGGTTTTTGGAGCTTCC GGAGACTTGGCAAAGAAGAAGATCTATCCTACTCTATG GGAGATTTTCAAAGATGAACTCATCCCAGAGAACACCATCTTCATTGGTTACGCCCGATCCAAAATCACGGTGGAGGAAATCAGGAAGAGATCTTCACCATTTATCAAG GTAACTGATGAACAAAAGGGACTCTTTAACAGTTTCTGGACCAGGAATCTTTACGTCCAAGGAGCCTACGACACGTCTGAGGGATTCATCAAGTTGAATAAGGAAATCGAGGGCATTGGGAAGTGTAATCGGCTGTTCTATCTTGCCCTGCCACCCAGTGTTTTCATTCAGGTGTCAAAGAACATCAAGGATCACTGCATGTCTGCACC CCCCCACTGGAGCAGGTTGATTGTGGAGAAGCCATTTGGACGCGACTCACAGAGTTCTGCCGAGCTTTCCAACCACCTGTCGTCGTTATTCAAAGAGGAACAGCTGTATCGTATAGACCATTACCTCGGCAAGGAGATGACTCAGAATATACTCACTCTCAG ATTTGCCAACCGTCTGTTTGGACCAGTTTGGAACAGGGACAACATCTCGTCCGTCATGATATCATTCAAGGAACCCTTTGGGACGCAGGGCCGAGGGGGATACTTCGATGAGTTTGGTATCATTCGTGACGTCATGCAGAATCACCTCCTCCAGCTGCTCTGTCTGACCGCCATGGAGAAACCGTGCAGTCTCCAGGCTGAGGATATTCGCGATGAAAAG GTTAAAGTTCTCAAATGCATGCCCGAGTTGAAGATGGAAAATCTTGTGATTGGTCAGTACACAGGGAATCCAGCAGGTCCGTCCGAGGACTCTAGACTTGGCTACCTCGATGATCCAACCGTCCCTAAGGGCTCGACGACCGGCACGTACGCCTGCGGTGCTCTGTATGTCAACAACGAGCGATGGGATGGCGTGCCGTTCATTCTCAGGTGTGGGAAAG CTCTGAATGAAAGAAAGGCTGAGGTGCGCATCCAGTTCCGCGATGTGCCTGGCGACATCTTTGCTAACGGAGAATGCCAGCGGAATGAGCTCGTGATGCGGGTCCAGCCTGGCGAGGCAGTCTACGTCAAGATGATGATCAAACGTCCGGGAATGTCTTTCAATGCAGAGGAGACTGAACTTGATTTGACATATGGCAGCAGATATCAG AATGTGCGAATGCCTGAAGCCTATGAGCGTCTCATCCTTGATGTGTTCTGCGGAAGCCAGGCATCGTTCGTACGCAGTGACGAGCTCCGTGAAGCGTGGAGAATATTCACACCGATCCTCCACAAGATCGAGAATGAGAAAGTCAAACCGTCGACATATGTTTATGGCAG CCGAGGACCGCAAGAGGCAGACGACCTCATGGCAAAGAACGGATTCAAATACACCGGGACTTACACATGGCATAAAGATGAGAGACGCAAGGTGGCACTGGATGAGACGGAACCTGTGGCCAATGTCAACAAATTGTGA
- the LOC135490702 gene encoding glucose-6-phosphate 1-dehydrogenase-like isoform X2, producing MQREGSAGEEMAKQLARADAIDTSDLRLQHAATIALIKKSISYEDSERHVFVVFGASGDLAKKKIYPTLWEIFKDELIPENTIFIGYARSKITVEEIRKRSSPFIKVTDEQKGLFNSFWTRNLYVQGAYDTSEGFIKLNKEIEGIGKCNRLFYLALPPSVFIQVSKNIKDHCMSAPPHWSRLIVEKPFGRDSQSSAELSNHLSSLFKEEQLYRIDHYLGKEMTQNILTLRFANRLFGPVWNRDNISSVMISFKEPFGTQGRGGYFDEFGIIRDVMQNHLLQLLCLTAMEKPCSLQAEDIRDEKVKVLKCMPELKMENLVIGQYTGNPAGPSEDSRLGYLDDPTVPKGSTTGTYACGALYVNNERWDGVPFILRCGKALNERKAEVRIQFRDVPGDIFANGECQRNELVMRVQPGEAVYVKMMIKRPGMSFNAEETELDLTYGSRYQNVRMPEAYERLILDVFCGSQASFVRSDELREAWRIFTPILHKIENEKVKPSTYVYGSRGPQEADDLMAKNGFKYTGTYTWHKDERRKVALDETEPVANVNKL from the exons ATGCAGCGTGAAGGAAGTGCTGGGGAGGAGATGGCCAAACAGCTGGCGCGCGCTGACGCAATCGACACCTCCGATTTGAGGTTGCAGCATGCAGCGACGATCGCGTTGATCAAGAAGTCGATAAGTTATGAGGATTCGGAGCGACACGTCTTCGTGGTTTTTGGAGCTTCC GGAGACTTGGCAAAGAAGAAGATCTATCCTACTCTATG GGAGATTTTCAAAGATGAACTCATCCCAGAGAACACCATCTTCATTGGTTACGCCCGATCCAAAATCACGGTGGAGGAAATCAGGAAGAGATCTTCACCATTTATCAAG GTAACTGATGAACAAAAGGGACTCTTTAACAGTTTCTGGACCAGGAATCTTTACGTCCAAGGAGCCTACGACACGTCTGAGGGATTCATCAAGTTGAATAAGGAAATCGAGGGCATTGGGAAGTGTAATCGGCTGTTCTATCTTGCCCTGCCACCCAGTGTTTTCATTCAGGTGTCAAAGAACATCAAGGATCACTGCATGTCTGCACC CCCCCACTGGAGCAGGTTGATTGTGGAGAAGCCATTTGGACGCGACTCACAGAGTTCTGCCGAGCTTTCCAACCACCTGTCGTCGTTATTCAAAGAGGAACAGCTGTATCGTATAGACCATTACCTCGGCAAGGAGATGACTCAGAATATACTCACTCTCAG ATTTGCCAACCGTCTGTTTGGACCAGTTTGGAACAGGGACAACATCTCGTCCGTCATGATATCATTCAAGGAACCCTTTGGGACGCAGGGCCGAGGGGGATACTTCGATGAGTTTGGTATCATTCGTGACGTCATGCAGAATCACCTCCTCCAGCTGCTCTGTCTGACCGCCATGGAGAAACCGTGCAGTCTCCAGGCTGAGGATATTCGCGATGAAAAG GTTAAAGTTCTCAAATGCATGCCCGAGTTGAAGATGGAAAATCTTGTGATTGGTCAGTACACAGGGAATCCAGCAGGTCCGTCCGAGGACTCTAGACTTGGCTACCTCGATGATCCAACCGTCCCTAAGGGCTCGACGACCGGCACGTACGCCTGCGGTGCTCTGTATGTCAACAACGAGCGATGGGATGGCGTGCCGTTCATTCTCAGGTGTGGGAAAG CTCTGAATGAAAGAAAGGCTGAGGTGCGCATCCAGTTCCGCGATGTGCCTGGCGACATCTTTGCTAACGGAGAATGCCAGCGGAATGAGCTCGTGATGCGGGTCCAGCCTGGCGAGGCAGTCTACGTCAAGATGATGATCAAACGTCCGGGAATGTCTTTCAATGCAGAGGAGACTGAACTTGATTTGACATATGGCAGCAGATATCAG AATGTGCGAATGCCTGAAGCCTATGAGCGTCTCATCCTTGATGTGTTCTGCGGAAGCCAGGCATCGTTCGTACGCAGTGACGAGCTCCGTGAAGCGTGGAGAATATTCACACCGATCCTCCACAAGATCGAGAATGAGAAAGTCAAACCGTCGACATATGTTTATGGCAG CCGAGGACCGCAAGAGGCAGACGACCTCATGGCAAAGAACGGATTCAAATACACCGGGACTTACACATGGCATAAAGATGAGAGACGCAAGGTGGCACTGGATGAGACGGAACCTGTGGCCAATGTCAACAAATTGTGA
- the LOC135490702 gene encoding glucose-6-phosphate 1-dehydrogenase-like isoform X3 — translation MYKSWLGMQREGSAGEEMAKQLARADAIDTSDLRLQHAATIALIKKSISYEDSERHVFVVFGASGDLAKKKIYPTLWEIFKDELIPENTIFIGYARSKITVEEIRKRSSPFIKVTDEQKGLFNSFWTRNLYVQGAYDTSEGFIKLNKEIEGIGKCNRLFYLALPPSVFIQVSKNIKDHCMSAPPHWSRLIVEKPFGRDSQSSAELSNHLSSLFKEEQLYRIDHYLGKEMTQNILTLRFANRLFGPVWNRDNISSVMISFKEPFGTQGRGGYFDEFGIIRDVMQNHLLQLLCLTAMEKPCSLQAEDIRDEKVKVLKCMPELKMENLVIGQYTGNPAGPSEDSRLGYLDDPTVPKGSTTGTYACGALYVNNERWDGVPFILRCGKALNERKAEVRIQFRDVPGDIFANGECQRNELVMRVQPGEAVYVKMMIKRPGMSFNAEETELDLTYGSRYQNVRMPEAYERLILDVFCGSQASFVRSDELREAWRIFTPILHKIENEKVKPSTYVYGSRGPAEADQLTQRVGFKYSGTYKWLKNIK, via the exons ATGTATAAATCTTGGTTAGGGATGCAGCGTGAAGGAAGTGCTGGGGAGGAGATGGCCAAACAGCTGGCGCGCGCTGACGCAATCGACACCTCCGATTTGAGGTTGCAGCATGCAGCGACGATCGCGTTGATCAAGAAGTCGATAAGTTATGAGGATTCGGAGCGACACGTCTTCGTGGTTTTTGGAGCTTCC GGAGACTTGGCAAAGAAGAAGATCTATCCTACTCTATG GGAGATTTTCAAAGATGAACTCATCCCAGAGAACACCATCTTCATTGGTTACGCCCGATCCAAAATCACGGTGGAGGAAATCAGGAAGAGATCTTCACCATTTATCAAG GTAACTGATGAACAAAAGGGACTCTTTAACAGTTTCTGGACCAGGAATCTTTACGTCCAAGGAGCCTACGACACGTCTGAGGGATTCATCAAGTTGAATAAGGAAATCGAGGGCATTGGGAAGTGTAATCGGCTGTTCTATCTTGCCCTGCCACCCAGTGTTTTCATTCAGGTGTCAAAGAACATCAAGGATCACTGCATGTCTGCACC CCCCCACTGGAGCAGGTTGATTGTGGAGAAGCCATTTGGACGCGACTCACAGAGTTCTGCCGAGCTTTCCAACCACCTGTCGTCGTTATTCAAAGAGGAACAGCTGTATCGTATAGACCATTACCTCGGCAAGGAGATGACTCAGAATATACTCACTCTCAG ATTTGCCAACCGTCTGTTTGGACCAGTTTGGAACAGGGACAACATCTCGTCCGTCATGATATCATTCAAGGAACCCTTTGGGACGCAGGGCCGAGGGGGATACTTCGATGAGTTTGGTATCATTCGTGACGTCATGCAGAATCACCTCCTCCAGCTGCTCTGTCTGACCGCCATGGAGAAACCGTGCAGTCTCCAGGCTGAGGATATTCGCGATGAAAAG GTTAAAGTTCTCAAATGCATGCCCGAGTTGAAGATGGAAAATCTTGTGATTGGTCAGTACACAGGGAATCCAGCAGGTCCGTCCGAGGACTCTAGACTTGGCTACCTCGATGATCCAACCGTCCCTAAGGGCTCGACGACCGGCACGTACGCCTGCGGTGCTCTGTATGTCAACAACGAGCGATGGGATGGCGTGCCGTTCATTCTCAGGTGTGGGAAAG CTCTGAATGAAAGAAAGGCTGAGGTGCGCATCCAGTTCCGCGATGTGCCTGGCGACATCTTTGCTAACGGAGAATGCCAGCGGAATGAGCTCGTGATGCGGGTCCAGCCTGGCGAGGCAGTCTACGTCAAGATGATGATCAAACGTCCGGGAATGTCTTTCAATGCAGAGGAGACTGAACTTGATTTGACATATGGCAGCAGATATCAG AATGTGCGAATGCCTGAAGCCTATGAGCGTCTCATCCTTGATGTGTTCTGCGGAAGCCAGGCATCGTTCGTACGCAGTGACGAGCTCCGTGAAGCGTGGAGAATATTCACACCGATCCTCCACAAGATCGAGAATGAGAAAGTCAAACCGTCGACATATGTTTATGGCAG TCGCGGCCCGGCAGAGGCTGATCAGCTCACCCAGCGCGTGGGATTCAAGTATTCCGGAACTTACAAATGGCTCAAgaatattaaatga
- the LOC135490702 gene encoding glucose-6-phosphate 1-dehydrogenase-like isoform X4 — MYKSWLGMQREGSAGEEMAKQLARADAIDTSDLRLQHAATIALIKKSISYEDSERHVFVVFGASGDLAKKKIYPTLWEIFKDELIPENTIFIGYARSKITVEEIRKRSSPFIKVTDEQKGLFNSFWTRNLYVQGAYDTSEGFIKLNKEIEGIGKCNRLFYLALPPSVFIQVSKNIKDHCMSAPPHWSRLIVEKPFGRDSQSSAELSNHLSSLFKEEQLYRIDHYLGKEMTQNILTLRFANRLFGPVWNRDNISSVMISFKEPFGTQGRGGYFDEFGIIRDVMQNHLLQLLCLTAMEKPCSLQAEDIRDEKVKVLKCMPELKMENLVIGQYTGNPAGPSEDSRLGYLDDPTVPKGSTTGTYACGALYVNNERWDGVPFILRCGKALNERKAEVRIQFRDVPGDIFANGECQRNELVMRVQPGEAVYVKMMIKRPGMSFNAEETELDLTYGSRYQNVRMPEAYERLILDVFCGSQASFVRSDELREAWRIFTPILHKIENEKVKPSTYVYGSRGPAQADHLTERVGFKYSGTYKWKQKL; from the exons ATGTATAAATCTTGGTTAGGGATGCAGCGTGAAGGAAGTGCTGGGGAGGAGATGGCCAAACAGCTGGCGCGCGCTGACGCAATCGACACCTCCGATTTGAGGTTGCAGCATGCAGCGACGATCGCGTTGATCAAGAAGTCGATAAGTTATGAGGATTCGGAGCGACACGTCTTCGTGGTTTTTGGAGCTTCC GGAGACTTGGCAAAGAAGAAGATCTATCCTACTCTATG GGAGATTTTCAAAGATGAACTCATCCCAGAGAACACCATCTTCATTGGTTACGCCCGATCCAAAATCACGGTGGAGGAAATCAGGAAGAGATCTTCACCATTTATCAAG GTAACTGATGAACAAAAGGGACTCTTTAACAGTTTCTGGACCAGGAATCTTTACGTCCAAGGAGCCTACGACACGTCTGAGGGATTCATCAAGTTGAATAAGGAAATCGAGGGCATTGGGAAGTGTAATCGGCTGTTCTATCTTGCCCTGCCACCCAGTGTTTTCATTCAGGTGTCAAAGAACATCAAGGATCACTGCATGTCTGCACC CCCCCACTGGAGCAGGTTGATTGTGGAGAAGCCATTTGGACGCGACTCACAGAGTTCTGCCGAGCTTTCCAACCACCTGTCGTCGTTATTCAAAGAGGAACAGCTGTATCGTATAGACCATTACCTCGGCAAGGAGATGACTCAGAATATACTCACTCTCAG ATTTGCCAACCGTCTGTTTGGACCAGTTTGGAACAGGGACAACATCTCGTCCGTCATGATATCATTCAAGGAACCCTTTGGGACGCAGGGCCGAGGGGGATACTTCGATGAGTTTGGTATCATTCGTGACGTCATGCAGAATCACCTCCTCCAGCTGCTCTGTCTGACCGCCATGGAGAAACCGTGCAGTCTCCAGGCTGAGGATATTCGCGATGAAAAG GTTAAAGTTCTCAAATGCATGCCCGAGTTGAAGATGGAAAATCTTGTGATTGGTCAGTACACAGGGAATCCAGCAGGTCCGTCCGAGGACTCTAGACTTGGCTACCTCGATGATCCAACCGTCCCTAAGGGCTCGACGACCGGCACGTACGCCTGCGGTGCTCTGTATGTCAACAACGAGCGATGGGATGGCGTGCCGTTCATTCTCAGGTGTGGGAAAG CTCTGAATGAAAGAAAGGCTGAGGTGCGCATCCAGTTCCGCGATGTGCCTGGCGACATCTTTGCTAACGGAGAATGCCAGCGGAATGAGCTCGTGATGCGGGTCCAGCCTGGCGAGGCAGTCTACGTCAAGATGATGATCAAACGTCCGGGAATGTCTTTCAATGCAGAGGAGACTGAACTTGATTTGACATATGGCAGCAGATATCAG AATGTGCGAATGCCTGAAGCCTATGAGCGTCTCATCCTTGATGTGTTCTGCGGAAGCCAGGCATCGTTCGTACGCAGTGACGAGCTCCGTGAAGCGTGGAGAATATTCACACCGATCCTCCACAAGATCGAGAATGAGAAAGTCAAACCGTCGACATATGTTTATGGCAG TCGTGGACCTGCACAGGCTGATCACCTGACTGAGCGTGTCGGCTTCAAGTATTCCGGGACCTATAAATGGAAGCAGAAGCTTTAA